A window from Bufo bufo chromosome 1, aBufBuf1.1, whole genome shotgun sequence encodes these proteins:
- the LOC120982512 gene encoding piggyBac transposable element-derived protein 4-like, with product MQHARVRRFAGSQILDYILDENEAEDTEQHSDMDEQVSEAEDEVEYQPEYTDTSDESDEEATSAEPAAVPAETFKSKSGKICWSSEPPDLHGRAAAADVIKMTPGITKFAMTRVSDIKTCFELFMPLSLKKVIIAMTNLEGKKVHGNMWNDINEECLDAYIGVLLLAGVYRSYNEATDSLWYKSRGRYIFPATMSLHTFRMISRVFRFDNRDTRAKSDKLAPIRDVWEKWVQLLPLMFNPGPQVTVDERLIPFRGNCPFRQYMSSKPAKYGIKIWAACDAKTSYAWNLQIYTESGIPEKKQGQRVVLDLTTGLRGHNITCDNFFTSYDLGQELLRRKLTMVGTIKKNKPELHTEILQVKERAPLSSKFAFTDTTTVVSYCPKNNNNVILMSTFHKDAAVSSRSDKKPTIILDYNKNKGGVDNLDKLTATYTCQRMTRRWPMAVFSNILDVSAYNAFVLWTHIHPG from the coding sequence ATGCAGCATGCAAGAGTAAGAAGATTTGCAGGAAGCCAAATACTGGATTATATCTTGGATGAAAATGAGGCAGAGGACACAGAGCAGCATAGCGATATGGATGAGCAGGTTTCTGAGGCAGAAGATGAAGTAGAGTATCAACCAGAATACACAGACACATCTGATGAGTCTGATGAGGAGGCCACCAGTGCTGAACCTGCTGCTGTTCCTGCTGAAACATTCAAATCCAAAAGTGGTAAGATCTGTTGGAGTTCAGAACCTCCTGACTTACATGGCAgggcagctgctgcagatgtaaTCAAAATGACCCCTGGGATCACAAAGTTTGCTATGACGAGAGTAAGTGACATCAAAACATGTTTTGAACTGTTCATGCCATTGTCACTAAAAAAAGTGATCATTGCAATGACAAACCTTGAAGGAAAAAAAGTCCATGGCAACATGTGGAATGACATAAATGAGGAATGCCTAGATGCTTATATTGGTGTTCTTCTTCTTGCTGGAGTGTACAGATCCTATAATGAGGCCACTGATAGTCTCTGGTACAAGTCAAGAGGCAGATATATCTTCCCAGCAACAATGTCACTTCACACCTTTCGAATGATATCAAGAGTTTTCAGATTTGACAACAGAGATACTAGAGCAAAATCTGACAAGCTTGCTCCCATAAGGGATGTCTGGGAGAAATGGGTTCAGCTCCTTCCACTAATGTTTAACCCTGGGCCTCAGGTAACAGTAGATGAACGTTTGATCCCTTTCCGTGGAAATTGCCCCTTCCGGCAGTATATGTCCAGTAAGCCAGCCAAATACGGCATAAAAATCTGGGCAGCCTGTGATGCAAAAACAAGCTATGCATGGAACCTACAGATTTACACCGAAAGTGGCATCCCTGAGAAAAAACAAGGACAACGTGTAGTCCTTGATTTGACTACTGGACTGCGGGGTCACAATATCacgtgtgacaatttttttaccAGCTATGACCTTGGACAAGAACTTCTCAGGAGGAaactcaccatggtaggcacaataaaaaaaaataaacctgagCTGCACACTGAAATTTTGCAGGTGAAGGAAAGAGCTCCACTTTCTTCAAAATTTGCTTTTACAGACACCACCACTGTTGTTTCATATtgtccaaaaaataataataatgtgataCTTATGTCCACTTTTCACAAAGATGCAGCTGTGTCATCAAGAAGTGACAAAAAGCCCACTATTATCCTGGATTACAATAAAAACAAAGGAGGAGTGGACAACCTGGACAAGCTCACTGCTACCTATACTTGTCAGCGAATGACCAGGAGATGGCCGATGGCTGTGTTTTCTAACATCCTAGATGTGTCTGCATACAATGCATTTGTGTTATGGACCCACATCCACCCAGGttag